The proteins below come from a single Kitasatospora sp. NBC_00315 genomic window:
- a CDS encoding arabinofuranosidase catalytic domain-containing protein, which produces MFQGNNGSNTANTGDKSAFVTAVLKNDGQTTYALKGGDSQSGGLTTWWNGALPTRPGYRPMHQEGGIILGTGGDNSNWNRGTFFEGVMVAGLPSGTTENAVQANIVSVGYSGETNVPNGPQGRITGPGGKCADVAGDDTAVNGAAVRLWDCQNYAEDQYWTQQSAGSLSTIGRCLDITGNETTNGTLVELWDCNGGANQVWKQQSNGSLLNPRSGRCLDSPNASTANGTRLEIWDCNGTSAQTFTLH; this is translated from the coding sequence ATGTTCCAGGGAAACAACGGCTCCAACACCGCGAACACCGGAGACAAGAGTGCGTTCGTGACGGCCGTGCTGAAGAACGACGGGCAGACCACCTACGCCCTCAAGGGCGGCGACTCACAGTCCGGCGGCCTGACGACCTGGTGGAACGGCGCGCTCCCGACCCGCCCCGGCTACCGACCCATGCACCAGGAGGGCGGCATCATCCTGGGCACCGGCGGCGACAACAGCAACTGGAACAGGGGCACCTTCTTCGAAGGCGTCATGGTCGCCGGACTCCCGTCCGGCACCACAGAGAACGCGGTGCAGGCGAACATCGTCTCGGTCGGCTACTCCGGTGAGACCAACGTCCCCAACGGCCCGCAGGGCCGGATCACCGGACCGGGCGGCAAGTGCGCCGACGTCGCCGGCGACGACACCGCCGTGAACGGGGCGGCCGTCCGCCTGTGGGACTGCCAGAACTACGCCGAGGACCAGTACTGGACCCAGCAGTCCGCCGGCTCGCTCAGCACCATCGGCCGCTGCCTCGACATCACCGGCAACGAGACGACCAACGGCACCCTGGTCGAGCTGTGGGACTGCAACGGCGGCGCCAACCAGGTCTGGAAGCAACAGTCGAACGGCTCACTCCTCAACCCCCGGTCCGGCCGCTGCCTCGACTCACCCAACGCCTCCACAGCCAACGGCACCCGCCTGGAGATCTGGGACTGCAACGGGACGAGCGCGCAGACGTTCACCCTCCACTGA
- a CDS encoding ricin-type beta-trefoil lectin domain protein, protein MYKRALVATVALASSLFISTLSGSTPAQAQDNGASLTPPMGWSSWSSIRSSPTEAKIKAQAQAMHDSGLMSAGYKYINLDDYYIKNPGTTVDQYGRWVVDSGKFPDGMKNLGDFIHGLGEKFGMYVTPGVSKAAYDQNTPIEGTSYHARDIVSSTSTFESNYGGWGNVMYFIDYNKNPTAAQAFVNSWANLFASYGVDYIKIDGVHTSDQNDVIAWSKALNQTGRTIHYGLSNTLDINNIKTWQQYANSWRTGGDIECYCSTLTNWSNVGPRWANLAQWGQYAAPGGWNDPDSIEVGNGDHNGLTVNERQSVITLWAITRSVMMLGSDLTNLDAGDLNMLKNAEVTNVNQTDSVVASQISNNNDLQVWATKQKNPDGSYTVALFNRSDRAGNETVTANFSDLGFSGSATVRNLWGKSNETLTNSVSRSLAPHESALFKVTPSGSSTPVGGDLTSGLSGRCADDPNSTLVNGTQLDVWDCNGGANQKITYSSSAKTLKVLGKCFDAHGGATTAGTHVEIYDCNGGTNQQWNVNSNGTITGGPSGLCLDVTGATNPNGAGLELWNCTGGANQKWTLGSGVKVA, encoded by the coding sequence ATGTACAAGCGCGCGCTCGTCGCGACGGTTGCCCTGGCGTCGTCTCTGTTCATATCCACCCTGTCGGGCTCGACGCCCGCGCAAGCCCAGGACAACGGTGCGTCGCTGACGCCGCCGATGGGGTGGAGCAGCTGGAGCTCCATCAGAAGCAGCCCGACCGAGGCCAAGATCAAGGCCCAGGCTCAGGCGATGCACGACTCGGGCCTGATGTCTGCGGGTTACAAGTACATCAACCTGGACGACTACTACATCAAGAACCCCGGCACCACCGTCGATCAGTACGGTCGCTGGGTCGTCGACAGCGGCAAGTTCCCGGACGGTATGAAGAACCTGGGCGACTTCATCCACGGCCTGGGTGAGAAGTTCGGCATGTACGTGACGCCGGGCGTCTCGAAGGCGGCGTACGACCAGAACACCCCGATCGAGGGCACGTCGTACCACGCACGGGACATCGTCTCGAGCACGTCGACCTTCGAGTCGAACTACGGGGGGTGGGGCAATGTCATGTACTTCATCGACTACAACAAGAACCCCACCGCGGCACAGGCGTTCGTGAACTCATGGGCGAACCTGTTCGCCTCCTACGGGGTCGACTACATCAAGATCGACGGCGTGCACACCAGCGACCAGAACGACGTCATCGCCTGGTCGAAGGCGCTGAACCAGACCGGCCGCACCATCCACTACGGCCTGTCGAACACCCTGGACATCAACAACATCAAGACCTGGCAGCAGTACGCCAACAGCTGGCGGACGGGAGGTGACATCGAGTGCTACTGCTCGACCCTCACCAACTGGAGCAACGTCGGGCCGCGTTGGGCGAACCTGGCTCAGTGGGGGCAGTACGCCGCTCCGGGTGGCTGGAACGACCCGGACTCGATCGAGGTCGGCAACGGTGACCACAATGGTCTGACCGTGAACGAGCGGCAGAGCGTGATCACTCTGTGGGCGATCACGCGGTCGGTGATGATGCTGGGGAGCGACCTGACCAACCTGGACGCCGGTGACCTCAACATGCTGAAGAACGCCGAGGTGACCAACGTCAACCAGACCGACTCCGTGGTGGCCAGCCAGATCTCGAACAACAACGATCTGCAGGTGTGGGCCACGAAGCAGAAGAACCCGGACGGCAGCTACACGGTGGCGTTGTTCAACCGTTCCGACCGGGCCGGCAACGAGACGGTGACGGCCAACTTCTCCGACCTCGGGTTCAGCGGTTCCGCCACGGTGCGCAACCTCTGGGGCAAGTCGAACGAGACCCTCACCAACTCCGTCAGCCGGAGCCTGGCCCCGCACGAGTCCGCGTTGTTCAAGGTCACCCCGTCCGGCTCCTCGACTCCGGTCGGCGGCGACCTGACCAGTGGCCTCTCCGGCCGCTGTGCCGACGACCCGAACAGCACCCTGGTGAACGGCACCCAGCTGGACGTGTGGGACTGCAACGGCGGCGCCAACCAGAAGATCACCTACAGCTCCTCGGCCAAGACGCTGAAGGTGCTGGGCAAGTGCTTCGACGCCCACGGCGGCGCTACCACCGCCGGTACGCACGTTGAGATCTACGACTGCAACGGCGGCACCAACCAGCAGTGGAACGTCAACTCCAACGGCACGATCACCGGCGGTCCGTCCGGGCTCTGCCTCGACGTCACCGGGGCCACCAACCCCAACGGCGCCGGCCTGGAATTGTGGAATTGCACCGGAGGCGCCAACCAGAAGTGGACCCTCGGGTCCGGCGTCAAGGTGGCCTGA